One Ktedonobacteraceae bacterium genomic window carries:
- a CDS encoding type II toxin-antitoxin system HicA family toxin, translated as MKVRDVIKRLETDGWYLARVRGDHRHYKHPTKKGIVTVSGHPGKDMPVGTMLSVFK; from the coding sequence GTGAAGGTACGTGATGTCATCAAACGTCTAGAAACGGATGGATGGTATCTTGCGCGGGTACGTGGAGATCATCGCCATTATAAGCATCCAACAAAGAAGGGAATAGTAACGGTCTCTGGTCATCCTGGAAAGGACATGCCTGTTGGAACCATGCTCAGTGTCTTTAAATAA
- a CDS encoding monodechloroaminopyrrolnitrin synthase PrnB family protein codes for MMEEMLQLQGKIQSLDPLGADAIFAQLPTWNTMRNVQGLIDVTHSVLPSLETVAHFDQEEAHAAMRDLGMLMSAIKRHGCEPCQAIPALKPVMMLLGEKLKTVPRDTIVDYSLWNPDEPRRRRYTSTADETALIESVQLALSHLYLAIDTMEKVLMVEPLSPEFVTYCNELNSQLEFMVLAIVRTIKQVSPQTFAHQLRVFWEPIEIGGVKYDGAGAAQLPICIIDHFFWASDRGDSSYTSYYAHTLQYVACELRQLYEANATRPSFTTQLGAALAQCVSFTPLQKEALLAVSRILATLIKFRQPHKKLAYVTYEERYKIDPTVMGSSGHRPEILPHIADLTRNARAYLMEQYKACEEQRNQKTREESKAA; via the coding sequence ATGATGGAAGAGATGCTGCAGTTACAAGGAAAGATCCAGTCTCTCGACCCTCTGGGAGCGGATGCCATTTTTGCTCAACTCCCAACCTGGAATACGATGAGGAATGTTCAAGGCCTGATAGACGTCACGCACTCTGTCCTTCCCAGCCTGGAAACGGTTGCGCATTTTGATCAGGAGGAAGCGCATGCCGCGATGAGGGATCTCGGGATGCTTATGTCAGCGATCAAAAGACATGGATGCGAACCCTGTCAGGCGATTCCAGCACTGAAGCCTGTCATGATGCTCCTGGGCGAAAAGCTCAAGACGGTTCCAAGAGACACGATTGTTGATTATAGTCTCTGGAATCCAGATGAACCAAGACGACGAAGATATACGTCAACAGCTGATGAAACAGCGCTCATCGAAAGCGTTCAACTGGCGCTCTCTCACCTCTATCTTGCTATTGATACGATGGAGAAGGTATTGATGGTGGAGCCCCTCTCGCCTGAGTTTGTAACCTATTGCAACGAGCTGAACAGCCAGTTAGAGTTTATGGTGCTGGCAATCGTACGTACGATCAAACAGGTCTCGCCCCAGACCTTCGCCCACCAGCTTCGTGTCTTCTGGGAGCCTATAGAAATAGGAGGAGTCAAGTACGACGGAGCCGGAGCGGCGCAGTTGCCGATTTGCATCATCGATCATTTTTTCTGGGCCTCTGACAGAGGAGATAGCTCCTACACAAGCTACTATGCCCACACGCTCCAGTACGTGGCTTGCGAACTACGCCAGTTGTATGAAGCCAATGCTACTCGTCCTTCGTTCACAACCCAGCTAGGGGCGGCACTCGCACAATGTGTTTCCTTCACCCCTTTACAAAAAGAAGCACTGCTTGCCGTTTCCCGCATCCTTGCTACCCTCATCAAATTCCGTCAACCGCATAAAAAGCTGGCCTACGTCACCTACGAAGAAAGATATAAAATTGATCCCACTGTTATGGGGAGCAGCGGACATAGACCAGAGATCCTCCCACATATCGCAGATCTCACAAGAAATGCTAGAGCCTACTTGATGGAGCAATATAAAGCCTGTGAGGAACAACGAAACCAAAAAACACGAGAAGAAAGCAAAGCAGCTTGA
- a CDS encoding cytochrome P450, which yields MTNTIVSPTKKYKPVPFIKGDPVAGNLLEFVRDRLSLLQRMADQGDVVGMRFGRVPAILFNRPEDIQSILVEHAGDFDKGDLIHHVFRPLIGDSIFSSEGDFHRRQRELMDPSLQPHTIASYAESAGFYGEQFQQAWAEGAIIDIQRQMAGLSMSLLGKVLFDADALSETDELGAAITMMLEYAARAISRFLPIPYNWPVPLHRRTYKAVARIRRDTQRFIDERRAKPGERTDLLSLLMQARDKRGQPMSNEQLMTECQSLFAAGYEAMVTALSWSWYLLCQHPQIYTKLQQEVDGVLQGRTPTYADMVHLPSCLQVFKESLRIFPPAFAFFRQALQDVEIDGYLVPKGRLAFIVPYTLHRRPDYFPEAEKFDPERFTPEREKLLPPNAFLPFGAGSRTCIGKHFALMMGPLLLATIAQRVTFHLLPGQHIVADPVRHLTLRPKGEVKVTVTRR from the coding sequence ATGACAAATACTATTGTATCTCCAACAAAAAAGTACAAACCTGTCCCTTTTATCAAAGGGGACCCGGTCGCCGGGAACTTGCTGGAATTTGTCAGAGATCGCCTGAGCTTGCTACAGCGCATGGCAGATCAAGGCGATGTGGTGGGCATGCGTTTTGGACGAGTTCCTGCTATTCTGTTCAACCGCCCGGAGGATATCCAGAGCATTTTAGTTGAGCACGCCGGTGACTTTGATAAAGGTGATCTGATTCACCATGTTTTTCGTCCCCTTATCGGTGATAGCATTTTCAGTAGCGAAGGGGATTTCCATCGCCGGCAGCGCGAGCTAATGGATCCGTCCTTGCAGCCCCATACAATCGCCAGCTACGCTGAAAGCGCGGGGTTTTACGGGGAGCAATTCCAGCAGGCCTGGGCCGAGGGCGCGATCATCGATATCCAGCGGCAGATGGCTGGCCTGTCCATGAGTCTTCTCGGGAAAGTCCTCTTCGATGCTGATGCATTGAGCGAAACGGACGAACTGGGTGCGGCGATCACTATGATGCTCGAGTATGCCGCACGAGCCATTTCGCGTTTTCTCCCCATCCCTTATAATTGGCCCGTCCCGCTCCACCGGCGCACCTATAAAGCTGTCGCGCGCATACGCAGAGACACTCAGCGTTTTATCGACGAGCGGAGAGCGAAACCCGGAGAGCGCACCGACCTGCTCTCACTACTGATGCAAGCGCGTGATAAGAGGGGCCAGCCGATGAGTAATGAGCAGTTGATGACCGAATGCCAGAGCCTGTTTGCAGCAGGGTACGAAGCTATGGTCACCGCCCTGAGCTGGAGCTGGTACCTGCTCTGCCAGCACCCGCAGATCTACACAAAGCTCCAGCAGGAAGTTGATGGTGTCCTGCAGGGCCGTACTCCCACGTATGCCGACATGGTGCATCTGCCCTCTTGCCTGCAAGTTTTTAAGGAGAGCTTGCGTATCTTCCCGCCTGCTTTTGCCTTTTTCAGACAGGCGTTACAGGATGTGGAGATTGACGGCTATCTTGTTCCTAAAGGTCGATTGGCCTTTATCGTCCCCTACACCTTGCACCGGCGCCCGGATTACTTTCCAGAGGCGGAGAAATTCGACCCCGAACGTTTCACCCCCGAACGCGAGAAACTGCTTCCGCCCAATGCGTTTTTGCCCTTTGGGGCAGGTTCGCGAACCTGCATTGGCAAGCATTTTGCGCTCATGATGGGTCCACTGCTACTTGCGACAATTGCCCAGCGGGTGACATTTCACCTGCTTCCCGGCCAGCACATTGTAGCCGATCCCGTCCGTCACCTGACCTTGCGCCCGAAAGGGGAGGTCAAAGTAACCGTGACAAGAAGGTAG
- a CDS encoding S-adenosylmethionine decarboxylase translates to MLVHLMLELYGCDRELLSNEPLVRRVLDEYPSRVDMEKVSPVHLYQIETSNPLDAGLSGFVVIAQSHISVHAWPEYGEVDIDICSCKEFSQEDAIAFAKEMFQTDDVESHFVVRGTRSLRPETPDPERYEAAMASRMAKVATSHLGRACSNIIIE, encoded by the coding sequence ATGCTTGTGCATTTGATGCTCGAACTTTACGGTTGCGATCGGGAACTCCTGAGCAACGAACCACTGGTGAGACGTGTGCTGGATGAATACCCTTCTCGTGTGGATATGGAGAAGGTGAGTCCTGTACACCTGTATCAAATTGAGACATCCAACCCGCTGGATGCCGGACTTTCGGGTTTTGTAGTGATTGCGCAGAGCCATATCAGCGTCCATGCGTGGCCAGAGTACGGTGAAGTCGATATCGACATCTGCTCGTGCAAGGAGTTCAGCCAGGAAGACGCTATCGCTTTTGCCAAAGAAATGTTTCAGACCGACGATGTAGAGTCGCATTTTGTTGTTCGTGGAACGCGCTCTCTGCGACCGGAAACGCCCGATCCAGAACGCTATGAAGCTGCCATGGCGAGCCGCATGGCGAAAGTTGCTACATCTCACCTGGGCCGGGCTTGCTCTAACATCATTATTGAGTAG
- a CDS encoding type II toxin-antitoxin system HicB family antitoxin, producing MARILVIIEKGENSYGAYSPDVPGCVAVADTREEVEQLMKEALQEHLQMMCEEHLPLPQSRTEAEYMDIPFSA from the coding sequence ATGGCGCGAATCTTGGTCATTATCGAAAAAGGCGAAAACTCGTATGGCGCGTATTCTCCTGATGTGCCAGGGTGCGTTGCTGTAGCAGACACGAGAGAAGAAGTCGAGCAACTGATGAAAGAAGCCCTACAAGAACATCTTCAGATGATGTGTGAAGAACATCTGCCACTCCCCCAGTCTCGGACCGAGGCGGAATATATGGACATTCCGTTTTCAGCATAA
- a CDS encoding LuxR C-terminal-related transcriptional regulator, producing MQDNIDILPAREPGKPWKTPSHRLPTQLTPLIGRQQEVANVCRLLRSPQVRLLTLTGTGGVGKTRLALQVVAALIEDFADGVYSIPLAPISDPDLILPTIAQALGLRESAAGSFHALLQAALQDKQMLLSLDNFEQVLPAASQLTELLAACPGLKLLVTSRAVLRVQGEQEFPVSPLALPNLKHLPEPEALADYAAVALFLQRAQAVMPTFQLTTANASAVAEICVHLDGLPLAIELAAARIKLLPPQALLARLGRRLEILTSRAQDVPKRQQTLRNTIAWSCQLLDPAEQRLFRRLSVFVGGCTLEAIEAVSRECEARLSTGSSERDGGAGGVLDGVASLLDNSLLRQGEQEGEDGEEARFMLLETIQEYGLECLQSCGELEAIRAAHAWYYLALAEEAAPHLRGDVWPSHFHAVMPHLVEEAASRCHGGEQIRWVKLLQREQENLRAALSFLLEQAHAQAGTQEGERQVELALRLCVALSWFWHVSGSGREGLSALSQALAEHAGVEAALRARALYEAAELGFIYERHLPLERLAEESLALYQELGDPVGIAHSLSRLGGTARIRSQFALAHAQLQEAATRFQALGNRWRQGQCLTEWARAAIEAGQYEQAQALLSESLLLYRELGDTQRLNWVGYLLAYLLFVSQQDQTLAQQLAEQSMAHFRERGDIPFSVYPLGLLGLIRLEQGELEAARPLLEESLAIGKQTGVETDAVHLALGLARLLNLQGEVVSARHLYQVSLTLLFECNVYKESVAASLEGLASLEAGQEEPRQAVRLWGAAEALRKAIGASMHPLHRPSYEQALARTRRELGEQAFAAAWAEGQRMTPQQVLASPAIASPPAPLAPRSPVSLPPNRSVASPSGLTARETEILRLLARGWTDAQIAEHLVISPRTVNHHTTSVYSKLGVSSRTAATYYANMHHLL from the coding sequence ATGCAAGACAACATCGACATTCTGCCCGCACGAGAGCCAGGCAAGCCTTGGAAGACTCCGAGCCATCGCCTGCCTACCCAACTGACTCCGCTCATCGGGCGGCAGCAGGAAGTGGCAAACGTCTGTCGCCTCCTGCGCAGCCCTCAGGTGCGCTTGCTCACCCTGACAGGCACCGGCGGTGTCGGCAAAACCCGCCTGGCCCTCCAGGTGGTCGCCGCTCTCATCGAAGACTTTGCTGATGGCGTCTATTCCATCCCGCTTGCTCCCATCAGCGACCCTGACCTGATTCTCCCCACCATTGCACAGGCGCTTGGCCTGAGGGAGAGCGCGGCAGGATCATTCCACGCCCTGCTGCAAGCCGCTCTGCAGGACAAACAGATGCTGCTCTCGCTCGACAACTTCGAGCAAGTCCTCCCAGCAGCTTCCCAGTTGACGGAGCTGTTGGCGGCTTGCCCGGGCTTGAAGCTGTTGGTCACGAGCCGTGCGGTGCTACGCGTTCAGGGCGAACAGGAGTTTCCGGTCTCGCCACTGGCGCTGCCCAACCTCAAGCACCTTCCTGAACCGGAGGCGCTCGCGGACTACGCCGCCGTCGCCCTCTTCCTACAACGCGCCCAGGCTGTCATGCCCACGTTCCAGCTGACTACAGCCAACGCCAGCGCTGTTGCCGAGATCTGTGTGCATCTGGACGGCTTGCCGCTGGCCATTGAGCTAGCAGCGGCCCGCATCAAACTGCTGCCCCCGCAGGCGCTGCTGGCACGACTTGGGCGTCGGCTTGAGATCTTGACGAGCAGGGCGCAAGATGTGCCAAAGCGACAACAGACGCTGCGCAACACTATCGCATGGAGTTGCCAGTTGTTAGACCCTGCTGAGCAGCGCCTCTTCCGGCGGCTGTCTGTGTTCGTTGGAGGCTGCACCTTAGAAGCGATTGAGGCGGTATCCAGGGAGTGCGAAGCACGACTCTCTACCGGGAGCAGTGAGCGTGACGGTGGAGCAGGAGGGGTGTTGGATGGAGTCGCCTCACTCCTGGACAACAGTTTACTACGACAGGGAGAGCAAGAAGGGGAGGACGGGGAGGAAGCCCGCTTCATGCTACTGGAGACGATCCAGGAGTATGGGTTGGAGTGCCTGCAGAGCTGTGGGGAACTGGAGGCCATCCGAGCCGCGCATGCCTGGTATTACCTGGCGCTCGCTGAAGAGGCTGCCCCCCACTTGCGGGGAGATGTTTGGCCGTCTCACTTCCATGCAGTGATGCCCCACCTCGTCGAGGAAGCTGCCTCTCGATGCCATGGGGGCGAGCAGATCCGCTGGGTTAAACTGCTGCAACGCGAACAGGAAAACCTGCGAGCGGCGCTCAGCTTTCTCCTGGAGCAGGCACATGCTCAGGCAGGCACACAGGAGGGAGAGAGACAGGTCGAGTTGGCCCTGCGTTTGTGTGTCGCCCTGTCCTGGTTCTGGCATGTCAGTGGCTCCGGGCGAGAAGGACTGAGTGCGCTTTCGCAGGCGCTCGCAGAGCATGCAGGCGTTGAGGCAGCGCTGCGGGCCAGAGCGCTATATGAGGCAGCAGAACTGGGGTTCATCTATGAGCGCCACCTACCGCTTGAACGGCTGGCTGAGGAGAGTCTGGCGCTCTACCAGGAGCTAGGCGATCCCGTGGGCATTGCCCATAGCCTCTCTCGACTGGGTGGAACCGCCCGCATCAGGAGCCAGTTTGCCCTGGCCCACGCCCAGTTGCAGGAGGCAGCAACCCGCTTCCAGGCACTGGGCAACCGCTGGCGGCAAGGCCAGTGCTTGACCGAATGGGCACGCGCCGCCATCGAAGCGGGACAGTACGAACAGGCCCAGGCGCTCCTCTCAGAGAGCCTTCTGCTCTACCGGGAGTTGGGCGATACGCAGCGCCTGAACTGGGTAGGCTACCTGCTGGCGTACCTGCTCTTTGTCTCGCAGCAGGACCAGACACTCGCTCAACAGTTGGCCGAGCAGAGCATGGCACACTTTCGGGAACGGGGTGACATCCCCTTCAGCGTCTATCCGCTCGGTCTGCTGGGACTCATCCGCCTGGAGCAGGGCGAGCTGGAGGCGGCACGTCCTCTGCTCGAAGAGAGCCTGGCGATCGGCAAGCAGACGGGGGTGGAGACGGATGCCGTACATCTGGCGCTCGGCCTGGCGCGGCTTTTGAACTTGCAGGGCGAGGTGGTCTCAGCGCGTCACCTATACCAGGTGAGTCTGACCCTGCTGTTCGAGTGCAACGTCTACAAAGAGAGCGTTGCCGCAAGCCTGGAGGGTTTGGCAAGCCTGGAAGCAGGGCAGGAAGAGCCCCGGCAAGCGGTACGGCTCTGGGGAGCAGCCGAGGCGCTGCGCAAGGCCATTGGTGCGTCCATGCACCCACTCCACCGCCCCAGCTATGAGCAGGCCCTGGCTCGGACGCGCAGAGAGCTTGGGGAGCAGGCGTTTGCTGCTGCATGGGCAGAGGGACAGCGTATGACGCCCCAACAGGTCCTGGCCTCGCCAGCAATAGCAAGCCCTCCTGCCCCGCTCGCGCCGCGATCACCGGTGAGCCTGCCTCCGAACAGGTCGGTCGCTTCTCCCTCTGGCTTGACCGCACGGGAGACGGAGATCCTGCGCCTGCTCGCCCGGGGCTGGACTGACGCGCAGATCGCCGAGCACCTGGTGATCAGTCCGCGTACTGTCAACCACCATACCACCTCTGTGTATAGCAAACTTGGCGTCTCCTCTCGAACCGCCGCCACCTACTATGCGAACATGCACCACTTGCTCTAA
- a CDS encoding tetratricopeptide repeat protein has product MSASKDFPQPRLRLAEARTLHGWSQQDVANRIGTTHVNISRWERGITKPGPYFRRKLSELYGKSEEELDLGPGLDGVAATSLLVSDEALYDPAIPPPPPTGLVGRDHELVQIKRRLREGNSVTLTALNGLPGVGKTTLAIALAHDPEIQAHFSDGILWAGLGPHPNLPGTLSHWGTLLGISLAEMATLNGNEAWARALHNAIGSRRMLLVLDDVWQVEDALACKVGGTNCAYLVTTRFPGIAAYIAVDGATAIQELDEEHSLQLLRLLAPEVVKREEKKIHDLIHAVGGLPLALTIMGNYLRKQAYSGQARRVHAALRRLSIAEERLQLSEPRSPVESHSSLPASVPLSLQSVIAISDQLLSKQEREALYALSVFPARSGSFSEEAALAVTNSSVEVLDVLMDRGLLESSGSGRYTLHQIIADYARAHLRENAAFERLMAYITHYVEKHKTDYELLELESGIILVALDKAYEMGWKAMLVSAVINFTPFLLLRGQYTLAEQYAGYAYEAASKLDDNYGITSALLYLGQIMMKRGSYPLATTYLRQGLTLARQIGDHERTSALLNDLGWVTWKQGDYAQAEAYLQEGLVLAREVGNSERISDLLEILGSVTASEGNYTQSEKYLQEALLLAKDIGDRERICSILINLGATAGEQGDHHREEICYQEGLSLAREIGHREWISLLLINLGDLAGEQQNYSQAEEYFREGLALAREIEHRERISALLSNLGSITWKQGNYVQAEAYLQESLELAHQIGNPLLIANALYESGMLYLHWQKREKAEARFHEMLTTIPEGDQELAAQAQYGLAIAAAASGNIFEARKRGEASLKVLEAMGHRTVKEVRSWLETLIP; this is encoded by the coding sequence ATGAGTGCATCAAAGGATTTCCCTCAGCCTCGCCTGCGACTCGCGGAAGCGCGGACCCTTCACGGTTGGTCGCAACAAGATGTAGCCAATCGCATTGGCACAACGCACGTCAATATCAGCCGTTGGGAGCGCGGAATCACGAAGCCAGGTCCCTATTTTCGCCGCAAGCTCAGTGAGCTATATGGCAAGAGCGAAGAGGAACTTGATCTTGGGCCAGGTCTCGATGGAGTTGCCGCAACATCTCTCCTCGTATCCGATGAAGCTTTATACGATCCCGCTATCCCTCCTCCACCTCCCACAGGCCTGGTAGGGCGTGATCATGAACTCGTTCAGATCAAGCGGCGCCTGCGCGAGGGTAACAGTGTTACGCTTACGGCGCTCAATGGCTTACCCGGTGTAGGAAAAACAACATTGGCGATAGCGCTGGCACATGACCCAGAAATACAGGCCCATTTTTCTGATGGCATCTTGTGGGCAGGGCTGGGACCACATCCAAATTTGCCGGGGACTTTGAGCCACTGGGGAACCCTGCTGGGCATATCATTGGCCGAGATGGCGACATTAAACGGCAATGAGGCATGGGCCAGGGCGCTCCACAATGCCATCGGCTCTCGTCGTATGCTGCTGGTACTTGACGACGTGTGGCAGGTTGAAGACGCGCTGGCATGCAAAGTGGGAGGTACTAACTGTGCCTACCTGGTTACTACCCGATTTCCTGGCATCGCCGCTTACATTGCAGTGGACGGGGCTACTGCAATTCAGGAATTGGATGAAGAACATAGCCTGCAGCTTTTGAGATTGCTGGCCCCCGAAGTAGTCAAGCGTGAAGAGAAGAAGATTCACGATCTCATACACGCAGTCGGCGGTCTCCCTCTCGCGCTCACCATCATGGGAAATTACCTGCGCAAACAGGCGTATAGCGGACAGGCACGGCGTGTCCATGCGGCGCTGAGAAGGTTAAGTATAGCCGAGGAGCGATTGCAACTGAGCGAACCGCGCAGCCCGGTAGAAAGCCATAGCAGCCTGCCCGCGAGCGTCCCTTTATCTTTGCAATCAGTCATCGCTATCTCGGACCAGCTGTTAAGTAAACAGGAGCGCGAAGCGCTCTACGCTTTGTCGGTCTTTCCTGCCAGGTCGGGTAGCTTCTCCGAAGAAGCCGCTCTAGCCGTCACCAACAGTTCTGTAGAGGTGCTGGATGTCTTGATGGATAGAGGGCTTCTGGAGAGCAGCGGATCAGGGCGTTACACGCTGCACCAGATCATTGCCGACTACGCGCGAGCCCACTTGCGAGAAAACGCGGCATTTGAACGCTTAATGGCATACATCACCCACTATGTAGAAAAGCACAAAACGGACTATGAATTGCTTGAACTTGAGAGCGGGATCATCCTCGTAGCGCTGGATAAAGCATATGAAATGGGATGGAAGGCAATGCTGGTAAGCGCGGTCATCAACTTCACTCCTTTTCTCCTACTACGAGGGCAATACACGCTAGCAGAACAATACGCGGGGTATGCATACGAGGCGGCCAGCAAATTGGACGATAATTATGGCATTACCAGCGCGTTGCTCTATCTTGGGCAGATCATGATGAAACGAGGCAGTTACCCGCTGGCAACAACCTATCTCCGGCAAGGATTGACCCTGGCACGCCAGATTGGAGACCATGAACGGACCAGCGCCTTACTTAATGACCTTGGATGGGTAACCTGGAAACAGGGAGACTATGCACAGGCAGAGGCCTATTTACAGGAAGGATTGGTCCTGGCACGAGAGGTCGGAAATAGTGAGCGTATTAGCGACCTGCTCGAAATACTGGGTTCTGTAACAGCCAGCGAAGGAAATTACACGCAGTCGGAAAAGTACCTGCAAGAAGCCCTGCTGCTCGCAAAGGATATTGGAGACCGCGAACGTATTTGCAGCATACTTATCAACCTGGGCGCAACAGCGGGCGAACAGGGAGATCACCATCGCGAAGAAATCTGTTATCAGGAAGGCCTCTCCCTTGCTCGCGAGATTGGACATCGCGAGTGGATCAGCCTCCTGCTCATCAACTTGGGAGATCTGGCAGGAGAGCAACAGAACTACTCGCAGGCAGAAGAGTACTTTCGAGAAGGACTGGCCCTGGCACGCGAGATTGAGCATCGAGAGCGTATCAGTGCCCTCCTTAGTAATCTTGGCTCCATCACCTGGAAGCAAGGAAACTACGTACAGGCAGAGGCATATCTACAAGAAAGCCTGGAACTGGCACATCAAATTGGCAATCCTTTACTGATAGCAAACGCCCTTTATGAGTCAGGCATGCTCTACCTCCATTGGCAAAAGAGAGAAAAAGCTGAGGCCAGGTTTCATGAGATGCTCACAACCATTCCTGAAGGAGACCAGGAACTCGCGGCACAGGCGCAATATGGCTTAGCCATCGCCGCCGCCGCCTCCGGTAATATCTTTGAAGCGCGGAAAAGGGGAGAAGCCAGTCTGAAAGTCCTCGAAGCCATGGGGCATCGCACTGTTAAAGAAGTCAGGAGCTGGTTAGAAACCCTCATTCCTTAA
- a CDS encoding EamA family transporter has translation MEILGIELGVMVALLLGSADILVTLLARRWRTFKTTFVSQSIGLLALLAFGVIAFWCWHLPFTLTAFAISALIGTFSGLCAAVGYFAFYRALEIDPIAIVSPITATSSTFTLLLSVLILQEQLTPGRMGFVSIVLLGIILASTSLAERRTFLRKPRHSLWSQGIRWAIVATLAFGAMDFGIGASSSITGWFLPVLWTRCFSILFLACISYWKRHQRLSHIHMTAVSTSNGKTLSMSLPSLEEIAHVKYPLSKPGLGILLALLAGLLENAAVLMFSLDTRIATTGIASAIASGYALVAMVFSMMVYRERLAKNQLFGITLFMIGLVLLAL, from the coding sequence ATGGAAATTCTTGGAATAGAACTGGGTGTGATGGTTGCACTCCTGTTGGGATCAGCCGATATTCTCGTCACACTCTTGGCACGGCGTTGGAGAACCTTCAAGACCACGTTTGTTTCTCAGTCGATCGGTCTGCTCGCGCTGCTCGCCTTTGGTGTAATCGCTTTCTGGTGCTGGCATCTTCCTTTCACGTTGACAGCCTTTGCCATCAGCGCCCTTATCGGTACTTTTAGCGGTCTGTGTGCCGCTGTGGGCTATTTCGCATTTTATCGCGCCTTGGAGATAGACCCTATAGCCATCGTCAGTCCCATCACGGCCACCAGTTCTACTTTCACCCTCCTGCTCTCCGTCCTCATCTTGCAAGAACAATTGACACCAGGACGTATGGGATTCGTGAGTATCGTTCTACTTGGTATCATCCTGGCTTCTACCAGCCTGGCAGAACGGCGCACATTTCTGAGGAAGCCCAGGCATTCATTGTGGAGTCAAGGCATACGCTGGGCAATAGTGGCGACGCTGGCCTTTGGGGCGATGGATTTTGGGATCGGAGCTTCCTCATCCATTACGGGCTGGTTTCTGCCGGTGCTGTGGACGCGTTGCTTCAGTATCCTCTTTCTAGCCTGTATCTCCTACTGGAAACGCCATCAGAGGTTGTCTCATATTCATATGACAGCAGTCTCTACCTCAAATGGGAAAACTTTGAGTATGTCGCTCCCAAGCCTGGAAGAGATTGCCCATGTAAAGTACCCTTTATCAAAGCCTGGTTTAGGCATTCTCCTTGCTCTGCTGGCAGGCCTCCTCGAGAATGCAGCCGTACTCATGTTTAGCCTTGATACACGGATCGCTACAACGGGAATCGCTTCAGCCATTGCTTCCGGTTATGCTCTTGTCGCCATGGTGTTTAGCATGATGGTGTATCGTGAACGGCTCGCTAAGAATCAACTCTTCGGTATCACCTTATTCATGATTGGCCTGGTCTTGCTTGCTCTGTAG
- a CDS encoding response regulator, which yields MGKDQHTHLVEEANWSRGHAQVEDLCLGVKPSLKYFLETGLFDGGDMSHISGKASGHPLHPITSSSLLVVDDQGMNRILLARYLGKLGYQVTLVENGRQALERLQSELYDLLLLDMEMPDMDGCQVLEQLKASPRLRDLPVIMISAAEELEGVVRCLELGAQDYLPRPFHPVLLHVRISACLERKWLRDQQIDSCQQVRRVTTATAAIQSNSFEQESLDEMARRPDELGQLALAFQVMARQVAAREQQFRQQVQQLRLEIDQARKACAVASSDRGVK from the coding sequence GTGGGGAAAGACCAACACACGCATCTGGTAGAAGAGGCGAACTGGTCCCGCGGTCACGCTCAGGTGGAAGACTTGTGCCTGGGTGTGAAGCCATCACTCAAATACTTTCTTGAGACAGGTCTGTTCGATGGAGGAGACATGAGCCACATCAGCGGGAAAGCAAGCGGCCATCCGCTGCACCCCATCACGAGCAGTTCGCTGCTGGTGGTAGATGATCAGGGCATGAACCGCATCCTGCTCGCACGCTACCTGGGCAAGCTCGGCTACCAGGTCACGCTGGTCGAGAACGGGCGACAGGCATTGGAGCGCCTGCAAAGCGAGCTATATGACCTGCTGCTGCTGGACATGGAGATGCCCGATATGGATGGCTGCCAGGTGCTGGAACAGCTCAAGGCCAGCCCCCGCCTGCGCGACCTCCCGGTGATCATGATTTCCGCCGCGGAGGAGCTGGAAGGCGTAGTACGCTGTCTTGAGCTGGGCGCGCAGGATTACCTGCCCAGGCCCTTCCACCCTGTGCTGCTGCATGTCAGGATCAGCGCCTGCCTGGAACGCAAGTGGCTGCGCGACCAGCAGATCGACTCCTGCCAGCAGGTAAGGCGCGTCACGACGGCAACGGCAGCCATCCAGTCCAATAGCTTTGAGCAGGAGAGCCTGGACGAAATGGCCAGGCGTCCCGATGAACTGGGGCAGCTCGCCCTGGCCTTTCAGGTGATGGCGCGCCAGGTCGCTGCTCGTGAGCAACAATTCCGGCAACAGGTGCAGCAACTGCGCCTCGAAATCGACCAGGCCCGCAAAGCCTGCGCGGTCGCCTCCTCTGATCGGGGGGTGAAATGA